Genomic segment of Microbacterium sp. M28:
AACGCGTCATCCGCGCTGTCATCGCCCGATATGCCGAGCACCCGGCCGTCATCGGCTACCAGGTGGACAACGAACCGGGAATGCTGCTGCCGCACAACCGGGGAACCTTTCGGCGATTCGTTCGCCGCCTCGCGGCGACGTACGGCGACGTCGAGACGCTCAACCGCGAGTGGGGTCTCACCTACTGGTCTCACCGCATCGCCGACTGGTCCGAGTTGTGGACCCCTGACGGCAACACGCTGCCGCAGTACGACCTCGCCTGGCGTCGCTATCAGGCCGATCTCACCACCGAGTTCATCACCTGGCAGGCCGACATCGTGCGCGAATACGCCCGGCCGGAGCAGTTCGTGACGACGTGCATCGCGTATCCGCGCCCTGCCGTCGACGATGAGAAGCTGGTGCGCGGACTCGACGTCACGGCCGGCAATCCCTACTACGCGATGCAGGACCACCTCGACGCGACGCTCGATCTCGAACCGGTGACGCCGTGGACGACGTCAGGGGTGGCCGGGCTGCTCCGACAGGCGGATCGCCTGTTCTCCTCCAAGCAGTCGCGCTTCCTCGTGACGGAGACGGATGCGCAGTCCATCGGCGGCCCGGAGTTCAACCTGCCGCCCTATCCGGGGCAGTTGCGTCAGGCCGCGCTCGCGCTGATCTCACGGGGCGCGGCGATGATCGAGTACTGGCACTGGCACACGCTGCCCTACGGCACGGAGACGTACTGGGGCGGCGTCCTCCCGCACAGCCTCGAGCCAGGGCGCATCTACGGTGAGGTCGCAGCGCTGGGCGCAGCGCTCGGATCCGTCGGCACGCGGCTTGATGGGTTCGAGCCTGATGCGGACGTCGCGATCCTCTGGTCGAACGACAGCCGGTACGCGCTCGAGTTCAGTCCGCCGTTCCCCGATGCCGACGGGCGAGCCGACCGAGCCGCGTATCACCGGATCTTCGACGCCTTCCATCGGGGCGTCATCGATGCCGGAGCGCAGACGCGCATCCTGCACCCTGCGCAGGCGCTCGGGATCGGAGCCGCCGCACTGGCCGAACGCTTCGGGGTGCTCATCGCGCCCGCCTTCTACGTCGCCACCGATGAGGAACTCGATCTCCTGGCCGCCTATGCGGACGCGGGAGGGCATCTGGTGATCGGCATCCGCACCGGGTATGCCGACGAGGAGGCGCGCGCCCGCATCGCGCAGGCGCCCGATCGGCTGGTCGAAGCCGCCGGCGTCCGGTACGAGGAGTTCTCGAATCTGCAGCGCGACGTTCCGGTGCGCACGACCGAACTGCCGGGCCCTGTGGGAACGGCTCGGCTCTGGGCGGACGGACTGATCGCGGACGAGAATGCCCAGGTCGTCGCCGGGTACGACCATCCGCGGTTCCGATCGTTCCCGGCCATCGTCACGAAGCCGCATGGTCGAGGCCG
This window contains:
- a CDS encoding beta-galactosidase, with translation MKHQRPADAAEFSGILFGAAYYAEYHREERTETDLDLMKDAGFTVIRVGESVWSTWEPRDGEFDLDWLQPVLDGAHARGISVIIGTPTYAVPPWLQQAYPEIAAEVRTGEPMAWGARQEVDYSHPAFRFHAERVIRAVIARYAEHPAVIGYQVDNEPGMLLPHNRGTFRRFVRRLAATYGDVETLNREWGLTYWSHRIADWSELWTPDGNTLPQYDLAWRRYQADLTTEFITWQADIVREYARPEQFVTTCIAYPRPAVDDEKLVRGLDVTAGNPYYAMQDHLDATLDLEPVTPWTTSGVAGLLRQADRLFSSKQSRFLVTETDAQSIGGPEFNLPPYPGQLRQAALALISRGAAMIEYWHWHTLPYGTETYWGGVLPHSLEPGRIYGEVAALGAALGSVGTRLDGFEPDADVAILWSNDSRYALEFSPPFPDADGRADRAAYHRIFDAFHRGVIDAGAQTRILHPAQALGIGAAALAERFGVLIAPAFYVATDEELDLLAAYADAGGHLVIGIRTGYADEEARARIAQAPDRLVEAAGVRYEEFSNLQRDVPVRTTELPGPVGTARLWADGLIADENAQVVAGYDHPRFRSFPAIVTKPHGRGRVTTVGTVPSHELASSLIRWAVPKRIADRLTSEHALPVTVGSGTLPGGQRAWFVFNWSWTAASIALASDVEDAVDGTVHSAADELTIAPWGSLILLDR